A window of Bacteroidales bacterium contains these coding sequences:
- a CDS encoding SUMF1/EgtB/PvdO family nonheme iron enzyme, which produces MKKILNLSLSLLLLVVVLGTFSCSEDNIYKSGEITDTSKEVNIGSVITEDIFDEVTNDELVYIEGEQYFYLGAQATDFYLPNFNANATSDDRQLERVFMKNYYIGRYEVTQGLWNYVMDYEGKNYLGEDMTPYEWDASTLTEEVGLGDLYPIYVENSTDVSIFLNRLNMILGEDYRLPTSDEWEYAARGGKQTLKNSYPGANDVDLVAWYHENSGNKLHPVGKKATNELSLYDMAGNVAEYSETDDVLGGSYLTKEEDCRVSLRKTTEAAIGFRLALTPAEYFTVKSNSDNSAIAEATVNKSSEEITLREGKKAVFETALVAQKKGDDPNIYMFDGWYNGDERVSRDSKYSVVVEDNITLTAKYKKVNYIAAYVEINLEKAGSVTINGLTGVQYIPKGEDVVLVAETNNGYVFEGWYKGTEKLSNESSYTINNVDKDIDYIQAKFLPLYNVSIKANWSSGGQITINEIASKSIQVKEGGSATFKVEVNDGYVFDGWYNGSYKLSSELTYTFQNVTTDLSFTAKFKRLFEVEVVADPIIGGTATVNNSSDEQIIVEGEFATFKAKASEGYVFAGWYNNGYYVSSDLEYKVKVEENIFMTAKFKPTFKVSVESSVGGSATLNGSTNEQIIPQGEYVIFKAVAEEGYIFDGWYNGTIRVSKQLEYLYEVDKDLKLTAMFKENNGTYSVLLNNEWRLSSISNPNYAEYDGVYESYSNYHIDNGTAYMYIDIEGYETFQIYVRSNAESTFDYIMVSQLDRSISSTSSSSSSVKYTTSGRQSSDTSIDGYDLVEFTNIDGGHHRITILYKKDGSVNSGADRGYVLIPKNQ; this is translated from the coding sequence ATGAAAAAAATATTGAATTTATCGCTATCACTATTGCTATTAGTTGTAGTTTTAGGTACATTCTCTTGTAGTGAAGATAATATATACAAGAGTGGAGAGATAACTGATACATCAAAAGAGGTAAATATCGGATCTGTTATTACAGAAGATATATTTGATGAAGTAACAAATGATGAACTTGTATATATAGAAGGAGAGCAATACTTCTATTTAGGAGCCCAAGCAACTGATTTTTATTTGCCTAATTTCAATGCAAATGCAACATCAGACGATAGACAATTAGAGCGAGTTTTTATGAAAAACTATTATATAGGAAGATATGAGGTAACTCAAGGACTTTGGAACTATGTAATGGATTATGAGGGGAAAAATTATTTAGGAGAAGATATGACACCCTATGAATGGGATGCTTCCACTCTTACAGAAGAGGTAGGTTTAGGAGATTTGTATCCTATTTATGTAGAAAACTCAACAGACGTTTCAATCTTCTTAAATCGTTTAAATATGATTTTAGGAGAGGATTATCGTTTGCCAACAAGTGATGAGTGGGAATATGCAGCACGAGGAGGAAAACAAACATTAAAAAACAGTTATCCTGGAGCTAATGATGTTGATTTAGTAGCATGGTATCATGAGAACTCAGGCAATAAATTGCATCCCGTAGGTAAGAAAGCAACAAATGAGTTGAGCTTGTATGATATGGCAGGAAACGTTGCAGAGTACTCTGAAACTGATGATGTCTTAGGAGGATCATATTTAACTAAAGAAGAAGATTGCCGAGTTTCATTAAGAAAAACAACAGAAGCAGCTATCGGTTTTCGTTTAGCATTAACACCAGCAGAATATTTTACAGTTAAATCAAATTCCGATAATTCTGCAATTGCTGAAGCAACAGTAAATAAATCTTCAGAAGAGATTACATTACGTGAAGGAAAGAAGGCTGTATTTGAAACAGCATTGGTTGCTCAAAAGAAAGGTGATGATCCCAATATATACATGTTTGACGGATGGTATAATGGAGATGAGAGAGTAAGTAGAGATAGTAAATATTCAGTTGTTGTTGAAGATAATATCACTTTAACTGCAAAATATAAAAAAGTGAATTATATCGCAGCTTACGTTGAAATAAATCTTGAAAAAGCTGGAAGCGTAACAATTAATGGATTGACTGGAGTTCAATACATACCCAAAGGTGAAGACGTAGTATTAGTCGCAGAGACTAACAATGGATACGTGTTTGAAGGTTGGTATAAAGGAACTGAAAAATTATCAAATGAGTCATCATACACCATTAATAATGTAGATAAAGATATAGATTACATTCAGGCTAAGTTCTTGCCTCTATATAATGTTAGTATAAAAGCAAACTGGTCTTCAGGAGGACAAATAACAATTAATGAGATTGCTTCAAAATCAATTCAAGTTAAAGAAGGTGGCTCAGCAACATTTAAGGTAGAGGTAAATGATGGATACGTATTTGATGGTTGGTATAATGGCTCTTATAAGTTGTCAAGCGAATTAACATATACATTCCAAAATGTAACCACTGACTTATCGTTTACAGCTAAATTTAAACGTTTATTTGAGGTTGAAGTTGTAGCAGATCCAATTATAGGTGGAACTGCAACCGTAAATAACTCTAGTGATGAGCAAATTATCGTAGAAGGAGAGTTTGCTACATTTAAAGCAAAAGCGAGCGAAGGTTACGTATTCGCAGGATGGTATAATAATGGATATTATGTTTCTAGTGACTTGGAGTATAAGGTCAAAGTAGAAGAAAATATATTTATGACTGCCAAATTTAAACCTACATTTAAAGTCTCGGTAGAGAGTTCAGTAGGAGGAAGTGCTACATTAAATGGCTCTACTAATGAACAAATTATTCCACAAGGAGAGTATGTTATATTTAAAGCAGTAGCAGAAGAAGGATACATATTTGATGGTTGGTATAATGGAACTATAAGAGTGTCAAAACAATTAGAATATCTATATGAAGTAGATAAGGATTTAAAACTTACAGCTATGTTTAAAGAGAATAATGGAACTTATTCGGTACTCCTTAATAATGAATGGAGATTATCTTCAATATCAAATCCTAATTATGCAGAATATGATGGAGTATATGAAAGTTATAGTAACTATCATATAGATAATGGAACGGCATATATGTATATCGACATAGAGGGTTATGAAACTTTCCAAATTTATGTAAGAAGTAACGCTGAATCAACTTTTGATTATATTATGGTAAGTCAACTTGATAGGTCTATTTCAAGTACAAGTTCATCGTCATCATCTGTTAAATATACAACTTCAGGAAGACAATCATCAGATACCTCAATAGATGGGTATGACTTAGTTGAATTTACAAATATTGATGGAGGTCATCATAGAATAACCATATTGTATAAAAAAGACGGAAGTGTAAATAGTGGAGCAGACAGAGGATATGTTCTTATACCAAAGAATCAATAA